A DNA window from Comamonas fluminis contains the following coding sequences:
- a CDS encoding tripartite tricarboxylate transporter substrate binding protein BugE produces MFKFTATVLAALAFCGAAQAQASYPNKPIRLLVPFAAGGTTDLIARIIAEPLSKELGQSVVVENKGGGGGSIGAAETARAKPDGYNLGIATVSTTATNPAINPKIPYNVATDFTPIVNIAATPNIIAANPKFAGKDYKSFLAEVKSNPGKYSYASPGQGSITHLMMEMFKLETKTDMTHVPYRGSGPALNDAVAGQVPLIFDNFPSTLPFVKEKRLTAIVVAAPQRLAVLPDVPTFKEMGLPQVNRMAYYGIVGPKNLPKEVVDKVNAAVRKAVQDPAVKKRIEESGSIIMADTPEAFAKQMAEELAVYKNVVVKQNLKMDE; encoded by the coding sequence GCGGCGCCGCACAAGCACAGGCCAGCTACCCCAACAAGCCCATCCGCCTGCTGGTGCCCTTTGCCGCTGGCGGCACAACGGACCTGATCGCCCGCATCATTGCAGAGCCGCTGTCCAAGGAACTAGGCCAGTCCGTGGTGGTGGAAAACAAGGGTGGTGGTGGCGGCAGCATTGGCGCGGCAGAAACCGCACGCGCCAAGCCCGATGGCTACAACCTGGGCATTGCCACTGTGTCCACCACGGCCACCAACCCGGCCATCAACCCCAAGATTCCGTACAACGTTGCCACCGATTTCACGCCAATCGTGAACATCGCCGCCACCCCCAACATCATTGCGGCCAACCCAAAGTTCGCGGGCAAGGATTACAAGAGCTTTCTGGCTGAGGTCAAGAGCAACCCCGGCAAGTACTCCTATGCATCGCCCGGCCAGGGCTCCATCACCCACCTGATGATGGAAATGTTCAAGCTGGAGACCAAGACCGACATGACCCACGTGCCCTACCGTGGTTCGGGCCCGGCGCTGAACGACGCGGTTGCCGGTCAGGTTCCGCTGATTTTTGACAACTTCCCTTCGACCCTGCCCTTTGTGAAGGAAAAGCGCCTGACCGCCATCGTGGTGGCCGCGCCCCAGCGTCTGGCCGTGCTGCCTGATGTACCCACCTTCAAGGAAATGGGCCTGCCCCAGGTCAACCGCATGGCGTACTACGGCATCGTCGGCCCCAAGAATCTGCCCAAGGAAGTGGTGGACAAGGTCAACGCCGCCGTGCGCAAGGCCGTGCAGGACCCTGCTGTGAAAAAGCGCATCGAGGAAAGCGGCTCCATCATCATGGCCGACACCCCCGAAGCCTTTGCCAAGCAAATGGCCGAAGAGCTGGCCGTTTACAAGAACGTGGTCGTCAAGCAGAACCTGAAGATGGACGAGTAA